The genomic interval taattttcggTTGGAATTTGAGCGTTGCTGTTGGTTGTGTTGTGAATGCAGAGAACGAGGATGCATTGCCTGGATTCTGCGAGTACAGCTTTGATCAGTTAAGAGCTGCTACGTCGGGATTTTCTTCGGAGAATATTGTTTCTGAGCATGGAGAGAAAGCGCCTAATGTTGTTTATAGGGGAAAACTTGAAGATGATCGAGTAATTGCTGTGAAGCGCTTCAACAAGTCGGCCTGGCCCGATTCTCGCCAATTCCTAGTCTGTGATCTTCCTCTAATTTGAGTTTTGTGCTTACTTTTGTTATGCATTGCCTCAATGTTAATGAGATGTGTGAGTATGTTGATTTAATGTGTAAGCAGGAACGTTTAAGGTGATTGTTAGTTgtgttttggcattttcagGATGAAGCTAGAGCCGTGGGGCAGCTAAGGAATCAGAGGTTGGCGAATTTGATCGGATGCTGCTGCGAGGGCAACGAGAGATTGCTAGTGGCTGAGTTCATGCCCAATGAAACCCTTTCCAGGCACCTTTTTCATTGTAAATTTTCTAGCTAATATTAGTGTTTATGATGCTGAAATTTCTTTACATGGATTTcgctttttctttttggttggtCTCTTATACTTTATATATCTCGAAGtagaatatataattaatagtaTATTTAATGGTGGTTGGAAAGCAAGCATGCAAGACTACGCTTTTAGTTAATTTTCTATATAGTGAccttttagaaattaaatctCCCCCTCCCTTTCTTCTAGAATCTAAGAgatgaaattaaatttacattTTGATTACAAACATTTTGTATATATGATAATCAATTTGGTTCCGGGGTCCTCATTGTCGAAAATGAGGGGGAGTACATTTTAAGCTCCATTAGTACTAAGTTCACGTGCCTagccatttaatttgaatacttataGGGTTGTTTTTTGTGTAGGGGAAACGCAGCCTATGAAGTGGGCAATGAGGCTTCGAGTGGCATTATATCTAGCACAAGCTTTGGAGTACTGCAGTAGTAAGGGAAGGGCATTATACCATGACCTTAATGCTTATAGAGTTCTCTTCGATCAGGTACGAAATCGTATCCACCATGCTTCCATAGttctatatttttctcttttcgaTGTTTGGATATATTTCATGTACTCTTAATAAATAGCCCTACTCAACAGGATGGTAATCCCAGGCTCTCCTGTTTTGGCCTCATGAAGAATAGCAGAGATGGAAAGAGCTATAGTACTAACCTGGCTTTCACCCCTCCAGAATATATGAGGACAGGTATTGAACATCTGCAGATTAGATGTGGCGTGTTTAAGTCATAGTAGAGATTCATTGGTGAAATTCTGAAGATTATTGGTTTCTGTGACATTACCTGTTGACTCTAGATATGGTAAAAACGACTGGTCCAGAAAAATGACATGCAACGGCTTTGTTAAAATTATACacaagtttatatatataggtAGCGTTACAACATCCGTCAATTATGCAGTATGCTAACTGTAGATTTTACATTTGACAGGGAGAATATCGCCAGAAAGTGTTGTGTACAGCTTTGGCACTCTATTGCTTGATCTTCTCAGTGGCAAACATATTCCCCCAAGCCATGTAAACTGTTTCCTCCTTTAGAAGTTTCTCTACATGTGGAAGTTTGATTCGACTTTATCCCAAAATACAACCGGAACAATTTACTCCAGAAAATTTTGTCATGCAAAAAACTTGTGTTTCTCTAGAAGTCTAGCTTCAGTAATTGGCTCTGGCTTGATCAATTATCAGCATTTTAAAGAACATTGCACTGGGCTTTCCTTGGTTATCATAACAGCTTTTGCATTCGGAGATTTGGAAACTTCTTGTTGACTTTTAACCAAGTTCACTTCTCTCAGGCACTGGATCTGATACGTGGAAAAAATTTCCTGATGCTGATGGACTCATGTTTAGAAGGTCATTTCTCTAATGATGATGGAACCGAACTAGTGAGGTTGGCTTCAAGATGTTTACAATATGAACTTCGTGAGAGGCCAAATGTGAAGTCTCTTGTTATTGCTCTCACTGCTCTTCAGAAAGAAACCGAGGTACAGTACAACCATAATGTCCTGGTATTAACTATCCATAATAGTTGGGCTCGTTAGTATAGTCTGTAAAAGATGCTATGTTTGATATGGTTGCCAGCTAAGGACATAGCCCATTATTATTCTATAAAGCCGGTTGGCAATAATGCAGAAAAAAGAGAATCGTCAAATTCATACAGTTCTACCTACTGGTCTATGTCAGGTTCCTTCTTACGTTCTTATGGGAATTTCTCATGGGAATGCTTCCTCCAAGCAAATGTCATTATCACCTTTTGGGGACGCTTGCTCAAGAACAGATCTTACTGCGATACATGAAATTCTGGAGAAGGCTGGATACAAGGACGATGAGGGAGTTGCAAATGAGGTTGGCAAATTcatctataaatttaattttctaagaTCAGAGATTATGGAGGCTACTCTCTGTTCCCATTAGAAACTCTTTGTTCATTTTAAGGGACGTCAAATTAGAGTGAACCTCTTTaccaatttatttttccatgccAGTAAAATGCAACTAGCTATTTGTTCATGTATCTCATTCGACAAAAATTGTAACTCGTTGTTTTACATCCTAAAGATGAAGATTTTGATGTTATGTTGTTAACTGGGTGCACCATCTGCTTATTAACTAGATACATTACATTTTTAGTGGCACAAGTCCCCTTAGTTTATCTAACTGAAAATACAATTTAAAAGTTGGTCTGCTTCGTTGCTCATCAAGTAGAGAATTTGGTTTGTCTTGCAGCTTTCTTTCCAAATGTGGACAAGCCAAATACAGGAGACGCTCAATTCTAAGAAGCGTGGGGACTCGGCATTTCGAGCTAAAGACTTTGTAACTGCCATCGATTGCTACACACAAGTATGTCATTAACTATAAAGACGAAATACTTCAATCCAATTTTTATCCTCCAAAATCTTCACATAAATGCCAGTAAAAGCTTATATTACGACGTAAAATTCAATCATGACATAATGGCCTCATAAGAACAAGCAGAAGGCCAGTAAAAGGCGGCATATCAATGGATACATTGCTCATAATTCTAAATCAAATAGCAACTGAAGAATACCTTCAAGATGCAGTTTGGTTAACAATTATTTGGATGTCTCTGATTTTTACTGGCCCTTTCAGTCTGCAGTGGAGAAAATTGATTCTGATATCATAAAATAGGCGAACCGGCATGTCTTGATGCTTGGATTTCGGTATTGACGTCAGTTGaaacaatctttttttttcttttttctttttttttcggGTTCGCAGTTCATAGATGGAGGAACCATGGTATCACCAACAGTATTTGCTAGACGTAGCTTGTGTTACTTGATGAGTGATATGCCTCAGGAAGCTCTAGGAGATGCTATGCAAGCCCAAGTGGTATCACCAGATTGGCCAACTGCCTTGTATCTTCAAGCTGCGGCTCTTTTCATCCTTGGAATGGAAAATGATGCACAAGAAACTCTGAGAGATGGAACATCCCTGGaattcaaaaaagaaagaacttGAATCTGTATAGGTACTTCTCTTTTAATTAACATTAttcttatatatttatttgtctCTGCCTTGAGCCCTTTTCTGTTAAGTTTCTGCAACAACGAAAGGGCTTGATTACTGAACTTCTTGTGAGTTTGTGTTGGTGCAAATTTATATTTTCCTTGCCCAACAAAGCTATCTTGTTGATTCTGTTCTGCTCTAGATGtcaaatctcttgtattctttgCTACGAGTTGAATGATAAAATTAGTCTGAGATTGGCTGCAAAGGAAAACTTATTTTGCCACCATTCTAGTCTTAAAAAAATACTGTTGGTCAccatttctttttattaaacCAAATATTTGTTTGGGTTTTATAGCCTCTGATATCATATTAAACCATTGATTAGATAAAAAACTTAAGCTAATGGGTGAATGtaaatttagttatatcatctaacactctCCCTTCACTTGTAAGCCTGAAATATGTAGAACCAAACAAGtggaaattaatatttgattggGGAGGAAATAACATTGTATGAGTTTGAACACATGACCTCCTGAACCAACCTACCTTGATACCATATTATCCACCATGCATTCCCTCCAATCACAAAGgagaaaaaactataaaaacaaTAGGGgtagttgcaaatatagtaatCAAGTCTaaagtattagtagatataacaCAGTCCAAAACAATTTGTATCGATGATAGACTATATCgctaatagaaatctatcaacaATAGAGTATATCaccaatagacttctattagtgataCAGTTTGTCACTTATGGAGACTATCGATGAtagagtctatcattgatagattttgttatatttac from Benincasa hispida cultivar B227 chromosome 10, ASM972705v1, whole genome shotgun sequence carries:
- the LOC120087719 gene encoding serine/threonine-protein kinase BSK5 isoform X2 yields the protein MPNETLSRHLFHWETQPMKWAMRLRVALYLAQALEYCSSKGRALYHDLNAYRVLFDQDGNPRLSCFGLMKNSRDGKSYSTNLAFTPPEYMRTGRISPESVVYSFGTLLLDLLSGKHIPPSHALDLIRGKNFLMLMDSCLEGHFSNDDGTELVRLASRCLQYELRERPNVKSLVIALTALQKETEVPSYVLMGISHGNASSKQMSLSPFGDACSRTDLTAIHEILEKAGYKDDEGVANELSFQMWTSQIQETLNSKKRGDSAFRAKDFVTAIDCYTQFIDGGTMVSPTVFARRSLCYLMSDMPQEALGDAMQAQVVSPDWPTALYLQAAALFILGMENDAQETLRDGTSLEFKKERT
- the LOC120087719 gene encoding serine/threonine-protein kinase BSK5 isoform X1, with the protein product MGARCSRFGLCFWPSQIESNLNDLSCAENEDALPGFCEYSFDQLRAATSGFSSENIVSEHGEKAPNVVYRGKLEDDRVIAVKRFNKSAWPDSRQFLDEARAVGQLRNQRLANLIGCCCEGNERLLVAEFMPNETLSRHLFHWETQPMKWAMRLRVALYLAQALEYCSSKGRALYHDLNAYRVLFDQDGNPRLSCFGLMKNSRDGKSYSTNLAFTPPEYMRTGRISPESVVYSFGTLLLDLLSGKHIPPSHALDLIRGKNFLMLMDSCLEGHFSNDDGTELVRLASRCLQYELRERPNVKSLVIALTALQKETEVPSYVLMGISHGNASSKQMSLSPFGDACSRTDLTAIHEILEKAGYKDDEGVANELSFQMWTSQIQETLNSKKRGDSAFRAKDFVTAIDCYTQFIDGGTMVSPTVFARRSLCYLMSDMPQEALGDAMQAQVVSPDWPTALYLQAAALFILGMENDAQETLRDGTSLEFKKERT